From a region of the Cucumis sativus cultivar 9930 chromosome 6, Cucumber_9930_V3, whole genome shotgun sequence genome:
- the LOC101210440 gene encoding 50S ribosomal protein L4, chloroplastic, with product MATSISPSSLSFFTSSVFLSSPSHQNLNLFFNSKPNSLKPQTKTLSISSELATLPVLSFTGQKVGETYLDLKSAPPETARAVVHRAIITDQQNKRRGTASTLTRAEVSGGGKKPYKQKKTGRARRGSMRTPLRPGGGVVFGPKPRDWSIKINRKEKKLAISTAVASAAVNTIVVEEFGDKFEKPKTKEFIAALKRWGIDPKEKSLFLMTEVSDNVRLSSRNIGTLKLLTPRTLNLFDILDSDKLVLTPTAVDYLNERYGINYEEGIEEGEEEEEEEEGVEAGEDSDAA from the exons TTCTTCAATTCGAAACCCAATTCTCTTAAACCCCAAACCAAAACCCTATCCATCTCCTCCGAACTTGCTACTCTTCCTGTGCTCTCCTTCACCGGCCAAAAAGTCGGTGAAACCTACCTCGACCTCAAATCCGCTCCGCCGGAAACCGCCCGCGCCGTCGTTCACCGTGCCATTATCACCGATCAACAAAACAAGCGCCGTGGGACTGCTTCGACTCTCACTCGAGCTGAGGTTAGTGGAGGGGGTAAAAAACCCTACAAGCAGAAGAAAACCGGAAGGGCTCGTCGCGGTTCGATGCGTACTCCTCTCCGGCCAGGTGGAGGGGTGGTCTTCGGGCCGAAACCTAGAGATTGGTCGATTAAGATCAACAGAAAGGAGAAGAAACTGGCGATATCGACGGCGGTGGCTAGTGCGGCGGTTAATACGATAGTGGTGGAGGAATTTGGGGATAAGTTTGAGAAGCCGAAAACTAAAGAATTCATTGCTGCGCTGAAACGTTGGGGAATTGATCCGAAGGAGAAATCGTTGTTCTTAATGACGGAAGTTTCTGATAATGTGCGATTATCTAGCCGTAATATTGGAACGTTGAAGTTGTTGACGCCGAGGACGCtgaatttgtttgatattttggATTCCGATAAGTTGGTTTTGACGCCGACGGCGGTAGATTATCTGAATGAGAGATACGGAATTAATTACGAAGAAGGAAtcgaagaaggagaagaggaggaggaagaagaagaag GGGTAGAGGCAGGTGAGGATTCGGATGCAGCATAA